Proteins found in one Salvia splendens isolate huo1 chromosome 10, SspV2, whole genome shotgun sequence genomic segment:
- the LOC121750788 gene encoding bidirectional sugar transporter SWEET10-like — translation MADLAFVFGLLGNIVSFMVFLSPIPTFYQIYKKRSTAGFQSLPYIVGLFSAMLWMYYAFLKPDTTLLITINSVGCFIQSAYICFYLVFASKDTRIQTVKLILSLNVVGFGLVLFLTQFFANESNRGSIVGWICLVFSLCVFVAPLGVVRQVIRTKSVEYMPFLLSFFLTLSAVMWFFFGLLRKDYNIAIPNVLGFSFGVIQMVLYLMYKNTKEGGVQVPEVVEVKIEKISELKKQIIDVVKVGGMTLEIIPLGAEGGIIVGGDKTCSAE, via the exons ATGGCTGATTTGGCTTTCGTTTTTGGCCTTTTAG GGAACATTGTGTCATTCATGGTCTTCCTTTCACCAAT TCCCACATTCTACCAAATCTACAAGAAAAGATCAACTGCAGGCTTCCAATCCCTCCCGTATATCGTGGGATTGTTCAGCGCAATGTTGTGGATGTACTACGCGTTTCTGAAGCCCGACACCACCCTCCTCATCACCATCAACTCGGTCGGCTGCTTCATTCAGTCTGCATACATCTGCTTCTACCTTGTTTTCGCCTCCAAAGACACTAGG ATTCAAACCGTGAAACTGATTCTCTCGTTGAATGTGGTTGGATTCGGACTAGTTCTTTTCCTAACTCAATTCTTTGCCAATGAATCAAACCGCGGCAGTATTGTGGGATGGATTTGCCTTGTGTTCTCACTCTGTGTGTTCGTCGCGCCTCTAGGCGTCGTG AGACAAGTGATAAGAACGAAGAGCGTGGAGTACATGCCGTTTCTTCTCTCCTTCTTTTTAACCCTAAGCGCGGTCATGTGGTTTTTCTTTGGGTTGCTACGCAAAGACTATAACATTGCT ATTCCTAATGTTCTGGGATTCAGCTTCGGGGTGATTCAAATGGTGCTTTATCTGATGTACAAAAACACGAAGGAAGGAGGCGTGCAAGTGCCTGAAGTAGTAGAGGTTAAAATAGAGAAGATTAGTGAATTGAAGAAGCAGATCATTGATgttgttaaggtgggaggaatgacTTTGGAGATCATTCCTTTAGGCGCGGAAGGAGGCATTATCGTTGGAGGGGATAAAACCTGCAGCGCGGAATAA
- the LOC121750447 gene encoding bidirectional sugar transporter SWEET14-like: MAGFSAHWALAFGLLGNIISFCVFLAPLPTFYQIYKKKSSEGFQSIPYVVALFSAVLWIYYALLKGNATFIITINSVGCFIETFYIIFYFYYASKKSKVTTMKFLGLVVVSGMGIFCVTHFLMRPSQRPIVVGWICLVFSLCVFIAPLCILRQVVRTKNVEHMPFLLSFFLTISAVMWFFYGLLLKDYNIAIPNVLGFIFGLLQMALYARYRNVDKIMDHKLPEVQKPVSVTEEAKNNIHKIVEVYKLSSLLNSDKNGVEATPQTQA, from the exons ATGGCTGGTTTCTCTGCACATTGGGCTCTTGCATTTGGACTACTTG GGAACATCATCTCGTTCTGTGTATTTCTAGCTCCATT ACCAACTTTTTACCAAATCTACAAGAAAAAATCAAGCGAAGGATTTCAATCGATTCCATACGTGGTTGCTCTGTTCAGTGCAGTACTATGGATTTACTACGCACTTCTCAAAGGAAACGCTACTTTCATAATCACGATTAACTCAGTTGGCTGTTTCATCGAGACTTTTTACATTATCTTTTATTTCTATTACGCCTCAAAGAAGTCCAAG GTAACAACAATGAAGTTCTTAGGTTTGGTTGTTGTAAGCGGGATGGGAATATTTTGTGTCACTCACTTCCTAATGAGACCTTCTCAACGTCCCATCGTAGTTGGATGGATTTGTCTCGTGTTTTCTTTGTGCGTGTTCATCGCCCCTCTATGcatcttg AGACAAGTCGTGAGAACCAAGAACGTGGAACATATGCCGTTTCTTCTCTCATTTTTCCTTACAATTAGCGCAGTGATGTGGTTTTTCTATGGCCTTTTGCTTAAAGATTATAACATTGCG ATTCCAAATGTGCTAGGCTTCATCTTCGGCTTGCTTCAAATGGCGCTCTACGCGAGGTACAGAAACGTAGACAAAATCATGGATCATAAGCTCCCAGAAGTTCAAAAGCCAGTAAGTGTTACGGAGGAAGCGAAGAACAATATTCACAAAATCGTTGAAGTTTACAAATTGAGTTCACTTCTGAATTCAGACAAGAATGGAGTGGAAGCAACGCCGCAAACTCAAGCTTGA